From the genome of Oryza glaberrima chromosome 1, OglaRS2, whole genome shotgun sequence:
TGTACAGGTTTCCATGCATACATTATGGTTTGCAGGTTTGGTTTAGTTTGATTCggtttggttaaaattacaGCACAATTGCACTTTAGTTACACCAAAGTTATATTACAGTGTAATTTTGATGTAAATTTCTATAGAtgcataaaaaattaaaacttgatTGAAACTTGTTCATATGAATTCGTAAAACCATCTAGATTATATTTTTGCTAAATATTATGTAGTAGAAAATTTAATCGAACCGTTTTGCCATCCAAAATGTCTCTTTACTGTGTTGCCGGCTTGTTAAcaactgacttttttttttcctaaaaatataTCGTCATATTTATAGTTAGTCCCTTCCGGAAGGGAATACGAATTCCATCATACCATGTGCGGCAGAATCTCCAGAGACCAAATCCTGGAGGGATACTATAACAACTGAACCGATAAGCTAAGAACAACTACATCCATAAGCAGCCAAAGCATGGGCTACTTTGTTACATGACTTACATTGAACAGTGATTAACACTAAAAGAATCTTTAATTTCGTGTAGAAGACCTCCTGTAGTAGCCAAATTCGTCCATCTCATAGCTTGCATCAACATCAGAGTCAGTTTTCAGCTCCACATGCATTAtgccttcttcgccgccgcatCAATTACGACCATGAGCGCTACAGCCTGCAGTTTCGGAATGAAAAGCGTCCATCAGATATATGGGATTTTACCGGCTCCTGCTACAATCAGACCCTGAATCATCCCTTCATGAGTGATGACATGCTCCATCCACATTAATCTTGAGTGTCTCACCAGGTTTAAATTTCAATCAAATggtaaaatgattttttttttttagagagagcGCTGCCCAGATGGCATGGTGCAGCCGACCCGCGTTAGACTCCGTGTGCTCTCCGCGACCCACGCTCACCCTCTTTCTTAATAAATTCGATATTGGGTCCTTCCCCAGTGTccagtgcttttttttttcctgttcacTTTAAAACCATTTTCaatcataccatttttttttagcaaagtcGTCAAAAaaatctacgtttagtttgttgctaaatttggtcaatacataaaaaatcctgtcaaaattttaacaagCATTTgctaaaacttggtaaggtttattttagctataatctaaacatgccctttcTCTTTTTGGGGTAATACGTGTCACATTTTTTGCCCATTTTTTCCCACTCCACAATGGACTGAGCATGGAGGGCATATCTAATTCGAAGCTCAATTGCTCGTCGGAGTGAAACAGAAAACGGGTTACACAATTCCACCAAGCATATATCTCATGATCTAATTAAGATGATACATAAGCAAACACAGCTCACAGCAACCAGGCAAAGAAACCACACTAAGAAACTAACAAAAAGAGGAACTACTGCATCCACGACAAAACACATTGTGCCGCCAAACATTGCAGCGGcaagataaacaaaaaaaaagaggatcagAATGAATGAGCTGCTGAGTCAGATAGACTGCTGCTGTACAACAATGCAGTACCGCCTGTGGAGTCAACACATATCCAGCGAGCAGCGGAGAGCATGCCACTCAAGGAGGAAATGATATTGGCTGGAGAAGGCTAATGCCATGCCCTGGTGGATCCGAGACATAAAAGAGATCACCCCCTTCGGGCTGACAACAATTATGCTTTGTAGCTTGATATAATATAAGTTAAGCGTTTCCAGTTTTTGGGGTCTGTCAAAAAAGTGGGCAAACAAGCATCAGAACCAGTGAAAATCGCATATAACTGCAGGGTGATTtaccttgcaaaaaaaaaacgactGTGCCATGAAAAACTAAGGACCAAAGCATGAACAAAAACAGGTAAGAGCTCATTAAGAAAAGGTCAATTAACAGGTTCAATTCTATTGATGGAACATCGCGAGCCAATTAAAATATATGACTACGTTAGTGCCCAggtcaaataaattccaaaagaCAAGCATGCCTACTCATTTCAGTTACATTTCAAGATAACCAATCATCGTGTTGCGTATACTGCCAGAATATTTTGTTACTGGGTTAAAAATACTAGCGGACTGAGACTTCAAGCatctataaattatattttagtatTTCCATCAAACtacaaaaaatggggttagtggtAAGTCCATGCAATTTGTATACTAACTTCAATTTAACAGTTAACacaatttgattttaaaataaatttgacacaAATGTAGCCATACGCACAGCATTAATGCCAAGTCACAATCCAGTGGCAACCATAAATTCATGCAAATTGAGAGCTAATTTCAAGTTCGTTACTCTAGCTATCCAATGAAACCTAGGGATTTAGCCTAACTACTTGTCAGAATGACAAAAGATAATATGGGTCCGGGCTATGGACCCACGCTCATAAAGCAACTAGTGACATACAGACATGTCAATACGATCTAAAACACGTAAGAAATGGtactgaagtttttttttatcaagtgaTATGTACTTTCCAATAAACATTTCAAGAGGATAAATAAAAAACTTCAGTTGTCCACTATGCTAGCTTATGAAGAGATGAAGTAATTTAAACTTGATATTTTACCTTGTTTGAAGTTGGTTTCCTTGAATGTGGAGCCCCCGTATCATTTGGCTTCAAGATTTGAAAAGAACACATTAAACTTTCATCTATGCTCAACAGAGCACCCGCATTATCAAATTCCCCACAATAGTTTGGAGCTGAAAAGATTGTCACTAATCTCCTTTGCGCAAAGAACTCGTAGCCATCCTCAACAACCTAAAGACATTCATGCTGAAATTGTTATATAGATCTCAACAGACAAAATAAAGATCAAAATAATTAGTGCTTACCTGATGAGCGCGGCATATAAGATCAAGATCATTCTTCTCCAAAAATTCTACAAGCTTATCTGCACCAAAAGTGCAGGAAACACCTCTGTCACTCTCCCCCCACCCTTCTGAGTCAGGACTAGGATCAGACCAAACTAAATCACACAAAAGACCATAGTCAGGAATCTCACTGGGCCTCTCGATATCCTTTATTTGATCCAAGCTATTCAGTTCAGGTGAGAGGCCACCATGCATGCAGAGTATCTTATCGTCAATGAGTGCTGCCATAGGCAAGCAGTTGAAGCAATCACAGAAAATCTTCCACAGTCGAACATTGAATCGCCTCTTACATTCATCATAGAAACCATACACTCTGTTAATTTTCGCATCTTCATGGTTTCCCCTTAACAGGAAAATCTTATCAGGATACTTCACTTTGTATGCCAGAAGCAAGCATATGGTTTCCAAGCTTTGTTTGCCTCTGTCCACATAATCTCCAAGGAAAAGATAAGTGGAAGTTGGAGGATAACCGCCCAAATCAAACAGCCTCAGAAGATCAACAAATTGCCCATGGATATCACCTGCATGCAAATGAATGTTCTTTAATAGCAAATTCTGAACCACAACACGAGTTAAAAATATGGTAAATTATGTACTGTGGTAAGTTCAAATATGCAGATACGaccaatgataataaaatgtCAATAGATCTTATTTTATCTTACACATTAGAAGAGGGAATTGGAGGATGATGTAGGTTCTACTCATTAGAATATTAGATCTTTTCTGACTGTAACTATGTAGGTATGTATGTGTTGTTTGTATCATCGtatgtttatataaaaaaattgtatatagaTGAGTACCATATAGTAATGTAAGTATCGATTTGAGTATATTGAATTATTTATGGCATTTTACATCTTAGACTTATTTGTATCTTTAGGTGGTATCCTTTGCAACACATCGACATGGTGCTAGCGTGCAAAAGATACAAAGAATTCATCCGTACGTATGCATGTAGAATTCCAGATCACTTTAGTGAGGACTTGAAAGCAAACGATATAGAATATCAATAAAAACACCTCAGAACATAATAAACTTAGAATGAAATGGAGCTAATTACATGCTGTAGGTTGTCAAAGGGTCAGTTTTTCCAATTTGACGTTTGTATTCACCATCCCTATGGTACAACATTACTAATTCAGCTACGCAAGCTATTGCCAAATCTCAAAGATGTAAACTATAACAGTCCATGAATCGATGAGTGTTTTTGCAATTTCATTTGTCTGAATGAAACACAGCATTTATAGCTTTTGCCTGTGAATAAGACTACATTACTGTTACTGTTGTAGCATCACCAAAAAAGCTTGACCATTTTGAAACCAAATTAACATTATGAATCTTAAATAAGCTGTTAAACTGGGTTGcatgaaaattgaaaagaaagGATGCAGCATGGAACTATATTAGAAGTTGCACTTTAGTAGAGGAAAAAATTAACCTGAGCCCCCCCAGGTATAGAACATCTAAATAACGATGTGGAACTTAACAAAGCCACACACAGTAGGGCCCTTTGagtaggaatgaaaaaatggAGGAACAGGAAAAACACAATATGCTGATAGGCATGCAAATGCAAAACAAAGGACTGCAAAACgcatgaaaaacacaggaaatatcgtttgattggaccgcaagaaaaacacagaaattggatgagagagatagactcaaaggaaattttccaagaggttggacctcttgctaagtttcctccaaaatatttataagatcgtccattccataggaatttcaaaggataggataggattcaatcttttgtttcaaaggccttcataggaaatttttctataggactgaaatcctctaaaattcctaggtttttcctacaaatcaaaggggccctaaaccATTAGGCTTCTTCATGTAAGGAGGGCTTTAACCCAATCCCTTCGGATTGGGAACTAATTCATGTTCCAGACCAGCAACCCAAAGAGCTTGGGTCATATCCACACTATGCAAGCAAGCACAAATTGTTTTTATTGGGtaattttgcactttttttcCTCACCTTGGATATAGCAGTGAGCAAATTTAATTTATGCAAGGAACCTCATGTCAGACTACTTCTTCCTTAATCTGAAGAACAATGATATAACACTCTGAAGATTGACGTGACACAGAACATAACTCAAAAGATTGGACTCAAACAACATATTGTGCATAAAATGCAATTCCCAGATCTTCTTTgcatctcacaatttacactcATATACTGCGTACATGCCAAGTCTCCAACCTTTACTTTGGTCACCATTACCTTATTCTCTGGTTCAAACAAATCTCTACCCATCAATTCAGCCACGTCTCTGGACTTTCTGAAGTTAATAATAATCTATAAAAgccaaaggggaaaaaaaggaatgtGGTGTTCCTTACAATGAAGGAACACTACCACCTCCAATACCAATCAACAGACTTCGCCAACAGGATTCTCTCTCAATGCCCAAAGTAACAGATGGTCCGACAGTTTGCTGAAATGCTAACATTTCAAACCTTCAGTAACCAGTCAGCACAAATCCAGTGAAAGGGCCGGCaggctaacaaaaaaaatacgtgGTTTCCTCTCTTCCAGAAATGTAAAAGAAGAGAACAACAAGTGCACCAAAAGTGTATAAAGACCGTACCAATTCCGACCATTGACCACCACGAACAAGCACCAACCAGGAACAATTCAACCATTTGAATTGGGAAAAATTACAGTACCGGTTCtttctttcaatttttcttcTGAATAATTACTTTTACCAGGTCTTCCTAGGAAACAGCTAATTTGCTAACGAACCGGAGAGGCATGTACGCAGCATTTGCCCCTAATCGCCCACCCCACgaacgcagcggcggcgcagacGCAACAACCCCAAAAACAAACCCAACCTCAACAATCGGAATCGCGGAATTCCGCCCCGGAAATGCGCAAACCCTCACGCGCCAAATCGAACACGAATCAGGGCTAGAgttgggaaggggagggggcgtCGCTCACCGCAGATCTTGACGGGGGCGTGGATGCGCAGGAGGTTCGGCTGCGACAGGAGCACCCGCTTCGCCTCGACGCAGAGCTGCcggatctccgcctccgacagCTGCACCTGCCTGCCCCCGCGCCCGCCCTCCACGAGGCGTCGCACCACCTCGTCCACCGCCGCGCCTTCCATCGCCCCCATCGAGGCCCGCGTCATCATCATCGCGTCGTCGCCGCTACTGCTGCCGctggccctcctcctcctcccacaccgccgccgcgctcgagaagagagagagagagagagagagaggatacgGGAGAAATGGGGATAAtggcgacgacgaagacgacgacgacgatggcggcctgCGTAATTATGGCGACCGAAAGCGCGTGAAGCTGGATCGGCCGTTGGATCGgggacggacggacggatgCTGCGGGGGATCGGGGGGCTTTCTTTTATGGTAGGCGGTTGGGTTTGGCCGTTTTGTCGGGtaagggaggaaaaaaaatatcgttTCGTTGAATTTTTACTACCCTATACTACTTTCACAAACGGTATAGCTGACCCAACGCAGCAGCTGCCCGATGGAAGACTGTTTCTTTATTTCTCGTTGGTTGAATTTGTCAAAGTGTCTGTCATAAACTTAAAAATGCATAATCAAGTACCGATTTAGGAGAATTCTGCCGTGCCATTTGAGCTATGATATATCCGTTCTAAAAATACTATCTCCATACGTATATGTATAACGTTAGCTGGTATAAATTTGAATTAGCCAACGTCATATAAAAAATTAGAGGAAGTATAATCAAATATTGATTGTTTAGATTCGTGTTACTATGATATATTCTACAGAATATTGAGATTAACTATTTAAACCAATAAAAACATACAAGCAATTCCTTTTTCCTAAAACGAATATAAAGTCAGTTTAGACACGGGACACTCGACCACTCTATATGAAAACCAATGAATAAATAGATTACATAATCAGATTTTAAGATTAACAGTCactataaacatttttttccacATATATACCCTGAACCTCTGAAAGAATTCGTTGTATCAATGTGACACACAAGACGTCAAACCAGGGTAGAGTACAACAACCTGTCAACCACCACCTTAACCATCCAAGCTTGGTTCAAAACTGTGTACAAACAGATGGTCAATTTGCTGGGACTAAAGGCATTCAAGTATGATTGACAGGTCGAATGCAACGATCAAGCCTTCAACTTCAAATAGGCAAAAAATCAGCTTGGTTAATTACACAGTACACCTGGAACTAAACCTTTCAGAGAAAAGTACCTTGATGGCAAATCGCTTCGTTCCCAATACAACCTGCTAATCATTATTCAcagtacagaaaaaaaaaaagtacagaaCTACAGATCCGGAACCTTTGCATTTTTTAAGACCTGTGTTCTTGATTTGAGGCTCCCACCCTCACTCCCTCATTTAGCACGCGCATATttcctaaactactaaacattgtattcttttaaaaaatagaaaatatgatGTAAAAATCGTTTTAAttcagttttcaattttttaagctaACACATAATTAACTATGCGTTGATCTGTTGCTATGTTTTGTGTGCGAAGGGAAGGGGTTCCCAACTCCTCAAAAGTACACAGCTAGgccctgtttggtagagctccagcTCCCAACTACTAACTTTAAACTCCAACTCTGGTGGGAGCTAGCTCCACCAGGAGTTGTAGATGGTCTAAAAGTGTTTGGCTAACTTGTTCAGCTCTAGAAATCCTGAAAGAGAGGATAGGAGGTAGATAGACAATACTACCCTTGTATTGTCATCGAAATTATTATAACACAGATATATCAACATTCATGAATATAATTGTTCAGgattaaatttaattcataCAAACATATATTTCAAACACATGATAGTTCTGAAATGCATTGACATAACTTGATTAAAGGGATACAATTCATGGCCACACCACATTCAACTAATTTCCGTACTTCACTTCATACTTCTTCTTAAGCCATGCAAAGCGACATGTAGGAGTGCGCAAAGAATTAACAAACATTTCCCTTTGATCAGCACCACAAATATCATAGGTTCAAATTACTACTTAacatatatcatatatcataGTTACTACCCATACAGGACAAGAGCAGAAATTAAATGGATACAAATCAGTTTATTTTGCATGATAACATGAGCTAGCAGCATGAAAGTGTcatgagcaaaaaaaaaattgaaatgtaCAAATTAAACCCAATGCAATTGAACTAAAggcaaaactaattacagagaGCCCTCCAAACCTCAAAACCGGCTGGCATTTAGGCCCTTATGGTTCTAATAATCCTTATGCTTCAACACTAACAAAACACACGATATTCTTTTAGGCCCTTGTGACATACAAGGGTGGTAAACAACAGCAACAGAGGCTCAAAAAGGAggcacaatatttttttttcttctcttttggtttaaacATAGCACAGCTGTAGCAGATCTCTCACAAGTATCTCATACACTGGTTTCAGTGATAATGTATGAACTTTCAGTGGTATACAAGGGGTTTAATTTTCTCGTCTCATTATATTCCATACATCAGTCACTACTACTAAGGAGGACATATGTATTTATTCATGTGCTAAATCTGAACTATCAAAGTGGTTTACTAGGGTTTGGGGATACCTTGCACACAGATCTGGAGAAATACTTGCACACCGCCGCTGTCACCGTGGTCCAAACCCTGCCGCCGTCACTGTGCTGCGTCCACACCGaaagccgccgtcgtcgtcgccttgcGCTACCGCGAGAGGGAGCAGCTGCGCTGCCGTGTAccgagaggagaagggagggagcAGCGTGCTCTACCGCCGTGCgccgagaggagggagggagcagcTCCGCCGTGCGCCatcgcagtcgccgccgcctcgctcgtctcccctctctccttctctcgtGATAAGGCCGAGGGCGACGAGTAGATGGGAATCCCGTACCGGTTCGGCTGGATAGGGGTAGTTCGATGACATTTCTCTGTAATTTCGACGAAAGGGGATGGGTGGCGC
Proteins encoded in this window:
- the LOC127753680 gene encoding serine/threonine-protein phosphatase PP1-like; this translates as MMMTRASMGAMEGAAVDEVVRRLVEGGRGGRQVQLSEAEIRQLCVEAKRVLLSQPNLLRIHAPVKICGDIHGQFVDLLRLFDLGGYPPTSTYLFLGDYVDRGKQSLETICLLLAYKVKYPDKIFLLRGNHEDAKINRVYGFYDECKRRFNVRLWKIFCDCFNCLPMAALIDDKILCMHGGLSPELNSLDQIKDIERPSEIPDYGLLCDLVWSDPSPDSEGWGESDRGVSCTFGADKLVEFLEKNDLDLICRAHQVVEDGYEFFAQRRLVTIFSAPNYCGEFDNAGALLSIDESLMCSFQILKPNDTGAPHSRKPTSNKTPKTGNA